In Stegostoma tigrinum isolate sSteTig4 chromosome 46, sSteTig4.hap1, whole genome shotgun sequence, the sequence agagagagaggggactgagagacaccagtcagtgtacagatatctccctgagagagagaggggactgagagacaccagtcagtgtacagatatctccctgagagagagagacgggggactgagagacaccagtcagtgtacagatatctccccgagagagagagaggggggactgagagacaccagtcagtgtacagatatctccccgagagagaggggactgagagacaccagtcagtgttcagatatctccctgagagagagatgggactgagagacaccagtcagtgtacagatatctccctgagagagagaggggactgaatgacaccagtcagtgttcagatatctccctgagagagagaggggggactgagagacaccagtcagtgtacagatatctccctgagagaggggactgagagacaccagtcagtgtacagatatctccctgagagagagaggggactgaatgacaccagtcagtgtacagatatctccctgagagagagaggggactgagagacactagtcagtgtacagatatctccctgagagagagagggactgagagacactagtcagtgtacagatatctccctgtgggggacagagagatagagtcaGTAATGCTGGCTGTATTTTTATACCTGAGCAGGGTGTGTTGCCCACTGAGAAAGTGAGCGATGAGCCCGAGACATCGGTGCAGAATCTGGACCCCGATCCCAGGGAAAGTGAGCAGGGAGCAGATACAGGGAACCTCGAGGAAGCAGCTGGTGTCGACGCTGGGGGAGAATCATCGCTGGATGCTGAGGTCCGTACAGAGAGCCACAATTCCCTGGAGGGGCCACAGCTCCGTCGGGAAGGTACTGAGAGTTTATCGAAAGAAAACATTGGCCGTGTTGGTTATCAGTGTGTCAACGGTTAGAACTAAACCCTGCTTCACCTCCACCATTAGCCCTATCTGCGGGACTGTTGGGGGTCGGGATAGATCTCTCAATGTTGCTCCACCGTTCTCTGctatcacggctgatctgattttagtcTAACTCTCCAGCTTGTCGGCCATCCTTCTCCACTCCCTTAGGGGTTAGCAATGAATATATCCATTGCTTTCTGGCAAAGGTATTCCAACTGAATAATTACCCTCAGAGAGTGGGAATCTCTCCTCATGCCATCTGTAATGGCTAGGGGTTTGCTGGGGGACAGTCTTTTTCCTGAATATGTGACCCTCTCGCACTCATCATTCTCGACTGCTCCCAAGGATCAAACTCTAAGAGACCTTGTGGAGCGGGGgggcaggttcatagctccttgaaagtggagttgcaggtagacaggggggtgagggagggattTGGGAccctggcctttattggtcagtgcattgagtacagggagctgggagggtcatgttgcggctgtacaggacattggttcgggccacttctggaatactgtgtgtaatcccggtctccctgttactggaaggatgttgttaaatttgaaagggttcagaaaagatttacaagaatgttgccatggTCGGAGGGTGTGAGCGACAGCGAGACCCTGAATATGCTGgcgttattttccctggagcatcggaggctgagggggtgaccttataggggtttataaaatcattcgGGGTGTGGATGGGGtcaatagacaaggccttttcccccagggtgcgggagtccaaaactagagagtttaaggtgagaggggcaagatttaaaagggacctgaggggtaactttttcacacagagggtggtgcgtgtatggaatgagctgccggaggaagtggtggaggctggttcagttacagcatttaaaagggatctggatagggacatggataggaagggtttagagggaaatgggccaaatgggactagattaatttaggagcTCGGATCAGCGCGGATGAgtgagactgaagggtttgtttcggtgctgtatatctctgtgactgcGTTTTACGCCCACCCTGTCAATCCCCTTGTCCGAACCACATCCTCGCTTGGGATGTTACACATTTTAACACAATCACTTTGCCATTCTCCTCGTCGCCAATGAGCTTGAGCCCGATGTACTCTGCCCTACCTCAGGGGAACCTAAATCCCCTCACCGCAGGGCCCAGcctccagtgatccttctttggCCCTCCTCCAAAGCACAGACTCCCTCGGTCAGGGAGGAGACCGGAACCAGACGCTGCCCTGTCCCTAGCCTATGGCCTGGGAAGGCTGAAACATTCCTCTCCATTGCCTTTCTCCAAGCCCGTCCCAATAAATTCACCTCTCATTCCGACCGCCCTCCCCATCCCTTCCCGGAGCTGCTGGCTGGCCAAATGTGAATCGTGCGGAAGGATGCCCAGATCCCAACACGCTACTGCATCCCACAGTCTATCCCCATTTTAACCCTGTTTCTTATCTCTCCAACAAAGTGGACGACCTCCCATTTTCCCAACTTCAACCTGTGAACTTGCCAAAAATGTGTCTCCTCTCAACTTTTCACCAACCCTTTGGGGACACTTTCAAACAACCTTCATATCCTATgtatatttcatagaatcattcGTCCCcgacagtgcagaagcaggccatttggcccatcaagcctatattaccccctccaaagagcatcccaacccctttcgtatccttgtaaccctgcattccccacggccaacccaccctaacctgcacatccctgggcactatgggacaatttagcacggccaatccaccctaacccacacatccctgggcactatgggacaatttagcacggccaatccaccctaacccacacatccctgggcactatgggacaatttagcacggccaatccaccctaacccgcacatccctggacactatgggacaatttagtacggccaatccaccctaacccgcacatccctgggcactattggacaatttagcacggccaacccaccctaacctgcacatccctgggcactacgggacaatttagcacggccaatccaccctaacccacacatccctggggactatgggacaatttagcacggccaatccaccctaacccacacatccctgggcactatgggacaatttagcacggccaatccaccctaacccgcacatccctggacactatgggacaatttagcacggccaacccaccctaacccgcacatccctgggcactatgagacaatttagcacggccaatccaccctaacccgcacatccctgggcactatggggcaatttagcacggccaatccaccctaacccgcacatccctgggcactattggacaatttagcacggccaacccaccctaacccgcacatccctgggcactatgggacaatttagcacggccaacccaccctaacccgcacatccctgggcactacgggacaatttagcacggccaacccaccctaacctgcacatccctggacactatgggacaatttagcacggccaacccaccctaacctgcacatccttggacactatgggacaatttagcacggccaacccaccctaacccgcacatccctgggcactatgggacaatttagcacggccaacccaccctaacccacacatccctgggcactatgggacaatttagcacggccaacccaccctaacccgcacatccctgggcactatgggacaatttagcacggccaatcccaccctaacccgcacatccctgggaactacgggacaatttagcacggccaacccaccctaacctgcacatccctggacactatgggacaatttagcacggccaacccaccctatcctgcacacctttggactgtgggaggaaaccggaggacctggaggaaacccacgcagacgcggggagaatgtgcaaactacacacagacagtcgcccgagggtgggatcgaatccgtgtccctggcgccgtgagacTGCAGGtttaacccctgagccaccaagCCGTCCCACTGGCCACAATACATGGACCTTTCATCTCAGTTACCAGTACAGGTTGTAAATTGTTGTGACCCCAGCGCTGACCATTACAGCAGTCCATTAGGAATGGTTTGTCAATTGAAAATGAGCCATTTGTGCTCACTGTTTCTGTGACTGGGGAGCAAGTAATAATCTACCCGTGCTAATGTATCCTCCCAACACCATGAGTTCTTAGTGTGTGCAGTAACATTTCTGCAACAGCTTATAAAGTGCCTCTCAAACTCTAAATACATTACATTTACCAGTTCTCCATTTTCGACCCTCAGTGTTTTCTTCTCTTCCCCAATCTTGTCAGCTACTCCGAAACAGTTTCAAATTTGCTGCATTGCGGCTTACCCCCAACTTCCTGCCTCAGTCTAACACATTCTGTTCACTTCTCAGTCCTCTACTCTGTCCTGCTTTTCCAGGACAGACTGTCGAGGGTGAGGCTGGTGTCGCTGAGTCTCTGTCAATGTCTTCGCTGAGTCGGTGAGTAGCTGTATCTGACACACTGTGACTGGTCAGCATTTGTGGTGCTCTCTGAACAGGGAGAAAGGCCTCACCGGGAGCCCAAACACAGGATCACCCTCACCTTGATGCTCCTGCCATTCTTCAAAGGAAAGGGATTTCATCTCATTGGGATTGGGTACAaggggagtgaatgggaaggggtttcatCCCATTGGGATTgggtacaatgggagtgaatgggaaggggtttgatcCCATTGAATTgggtacaatgggagtgaatgggaaggggtttgatcCCATTGAATTGGGTAccatgggagtgaatgggaaggggtttgatccattgggatggtgtacaatgggagagaatgggaaggggtttgatcCCACTGGGATTGGGTACAATGgaagtgaatgggaaggggtttgatcCATTGGGATTGGGTACAATGgaagtgaatgggaagggttttgaTCCCACTGGGATTgggtacagtgggagtgaatgggaagggatgTGATCCGTTGGGATTGGggacaatgggagtgaatgggaggGGTTTGATCCCACAGGGATTgggtacaatgggagtgaatgggaaggggtttgatccattgggattgggtacaatgggagtgaatgggaaggggtgtgATTCACAGGGATGATATACAACGGGAGAGAATGGGAAAGGATGTGATCCactgggattgtgtacaatgggagggAATGGGAAGGGGTGTGATTCACTGGGATGGAGTACAATGGGAGGGATTGGGAAGGGGTGTGATTGactgggattgtgtacaatgggagggAATGGGAAGGGGTGTGATTGactgggattgtgtacaatgggagtgaatgggaaggggtttgatcCATTGGGATTGGGTCCAATGGGAGGGAATGGGAAGGGGTGTGATTCACAGGGATGATATACAATGGGAGGGAATGGGAAAGGATGTGATCCACTGGGATGGTGTACATTGGGAGGGAATGGGAAGGGGTGTGATTCACAGGGATGGAGTACAATGGGAGGGAATGGGAAGGGGTGTGATTCtctgggattgtgtacaatgggagggaatgggaaacatagaacatagaacaatacagcacactacaggcccttcggccctcgatgttgtgccgacctgtcataccgatccaaagcccatctaacctacactattccatgtacgtccatatgcttgtccattgacgacttaaatgtacctaaagttggcgaatctactaccgttgcaggcaaagcgttccattcccttactactctctgagtaaagaaactacctctgacatctgtcctatatctttcacccctcaatttaaagctatgccccctcgtgctcgccatcaccatcctaggaaaaaggctctccctatccaccctatctaacactctgattattttatatgtttcaattaagtcacctctcaaccttcttctctctaatgaaaacagcctcaagtccctcagcctttcctcgtaagacctttcctccatattaggcaacatcctagtaaatctcctctgcaccctttccaaagcttccacatcctccttataatgcggtgaccagaactgtacacaatactccaagtgtggccgcaccagagttttgtacagcttcaccatatcctcttggttccggaactcgatccctctattaataaaagctaaaacactgtatgccttcttaacagccctgtcaacctgggtggcaactttcaaggatctgtgtacttggacaccgagatctctctgctcatctacactgctaagaatcttaccattagcccagtactttgccttctggttactcctaccaaagtgcatcacctcacacttgtctgcattaaactccatttgccacctctcagcccagctctgcagcttatctctgtctctctgcaacctacggcatcctttgtcactatccacaactccaccgaccttagtgtcgtctgcaaatttactaacccatccttctacgccctcatccaggtcatttataaaaatgacaaacagcagtggacccaacaccgacccttgcggtacaccactagtaactggtctccaggatgaacatttcccatcaactaccaacctctgtcttctttcagcaagccaatttccgatccaaactgctatatctcccacaatcccattcctccgcattttgtacaatagcctactgtggggaaacttatcgaacgccttgctgaaatccatatacaccacatcaaccggtttattctcatctacctgtttggtcaccttctcaaagaactccaataaggtttgtgaggcacgacctacccttcacaaaacagtgctgactatccctaatcaatttattctttgctagatgattataaatcctatcccttataaccttttccaacactttaccaacaactgaggtaaggctcactgctctataattaccagggttgtctctactccccttcttgaacaggggaaccatatttgctatcctccagtcatctggcactattcctgtagacaatgacgagttaaggatcaatgccaaaggctcggcaatctcctccctagctttcaggaggatcctaggataaatcccatccggcccaggggtcttatcgatcttcacactctgtaggatttctaatacctctttcttgtgaacctcaatcccacctagtctagtagcctgtatctcagtattctcctccacaacattgtcattttttaAAGTGAATAATATCGAAAattattcatttagtgcttccccatctcctctgactccacacacaacttcccactactatccttgattggccctaatcttactctcgtcattcttttattccttaaatacttatggaaagccttagggtttaccctgatcctatcttctcatgcctcctcctggctcttctgagctctgtctttaggtctttcctggctaccttgtaaccctcaagcaccctaactgtgCTCTACATTTCTAATgcgcccatcccctgcagtttccttccccatcctatgctccctaaatcttgcctaatctcatcgtaattgccttttcctCAGCTATAACTcctgcccagtggtatacacctatccctttgcatcactaaagtaaacattacagaattgtgatcgctatcaccaaagtactcacctacttccaaatctaccacctggccaggctcattacccaataccacatctaatgtggcttcgcccctagttggcctgtctacatactgtgtcaggaagccctcctgcacacactggacaaaaactgatccatctatcatactcaaactatagtgttcccagtcaatatttggaaagttgaagtcccccatgacaactaccctgcctctctcactcctatcgagaatcatctttgctatcctttcctctacatatctggaactattcggaggcttatagaaaactcccaacgggGTGCcctttcctttcctgtttctaacctccacccgtactacctcagttgacgagttcccaaacatcttttctgcaactgtaatactgtccttgaccaacaatgcctcACCTTctcctcttttaccatcttctctgttcatACTGacacatctaaatcccagaacctgcaacaaccattcctgtccctgctctatccatgtctccgaaatggccacaacatcgaagtcccaggtactaacccatgctgcaagttcacccaccttattccggccgctcctggcgttgaagtagacacacttcaaaccaacttcttgcttgccagtgccatcttgcgtccctgaaactttatttcggaccgcCCTACCCTCAACCTAAAAGTCCAacaacaattttggttcccatctccctgctgagttagtttaaacccgcccgaatagccttagcgaattccgcccccccccaaggatattggtacccctctggttcaggtgaagaccatcctgcttgtagaggtcccacctaccccagaaagagccccaattatccaagaatccaaaaccctccctcctgcaccatccctgtagccacatgttcaactcctctctctccctattcctcgcctcactagcatgtggcacgggcaacaaaccagagacaacaactctgtttgtcctagctctaagcttccatcctagctccctgaatttctgccttaaatccccatctctcttcctacctatgtcactggtgccaatgtggaccacgacttggggctgctccccctcccccttaaggatcccaaaaacacgacccgagacatcacgcaccctggcacctgggaggcaacacaccaaccgtgagtctctctcgtccccacagaacctcctatctgtccctctgactatggagtccccaatgactactgctctgctcctcttcccccttccctctgagcagcagggacagactctgtgacagagacctgtgccccactgctttcccctggtaagtccccccccccccccgaccacaacagtatccaaaacggtatacttattgttgaggggaatggccacagtgATTCactgggattgtgtacaatgggagggAATGGGAAGGGGTGTGGTTCACTGGGATGTTGTACATTGGGAGGGAATGGGAAGGGGTGTGGTTCACTGGGATGGTGTACATTGGGAGGGAATGGGAAGGGGTGTGATTCACTGGGATGGTGTACAATGGAAGGGAGTGGGAAGGTGTATGATCGactgggattgtgtacaatgggagggAGTGGGAAGTGGTGTGATTCACTGGAATGGTTTACAGTGGGAGGGAATGGGAAGGGGTGTGATTCACTGGGATGGTGTACAATGGAAGGGAGTGGGAAGGTGTATGATCGactgggattgtgtacaatgggagggagtgggaaggggtgtGATTCACAGGGATGGTGTACATTGGGAGGGAATGGGAAGGGGTGTGATTCACTGGGATGGTGTACAATGGGAGGGAATGGGAAGGGGTGTGGTTCACTGGGATGGTGTACATTGGGAGGGAATGGGAAGGGGTGTGATTCACTGGGATGGTGTACATTGGGAGGGAATGGGAAGGGGTGTGATTCACTGGGATGGTGTGCATTGGGAGGGAATGGGAAGGGGTGTGGTTCACTGGGATGGTGTACATTGGGAGGGAATGGGAAGGGGTGTGATTCACTGGGATGGTGTACATTGGGAGGGAATGGGAAGGGGTGTGGTTCACTGGGATGGTGTACATTGGGAGGGAATGGGAAGGGGGTGTGATTCACAAGGATGGTGTACGTTGGTGGGGAATATGAAGGGGTGTGATCCACTGGGATGGACTATGTTGGgagggaatgggaaggggtttgatcCGTTGGGATTGTCAACAATGGGTAGGGATGTGGCTGGGCTGGGTTTCTGCCGATGTGGCCACTCTTCCCCTTCAGGCGACAGATCCTCACCCGCTGTCCTGCCTGGACAGGTCCATCACCAAGGAAGACGTCACGTGCCTGAAGAGCCCTCTGGTGGaggaggcgagaaacagcgaCAGGATGAGGGAGATTGGCCGCTCGCAGACCGTCCCACGGTCCTTTGGCGCTCAGTCTCGCAGAGCGGCCATGCAGAAGGCTGACGCACAGAAAGACACGTGAGTACTATATCCCACGAAGTCTGGCAGTGTTCACAAGGAAAGCAGGCAGACTCGGAGCAGGACCAACGTCTATTTCTCTGGGATCGTTCCCGTTCCTACAAGAACACTGGTGCTCAACAGGAGTCAGGAGACTCAACACAAAACAATGAACTCCATAATACTGATTGATATTCATGCTTGACagcggtgagggagcgggcactgtcggagggtcagtgcagagggagcgggcactgtcggagggtcagtgccgagggagcgggcgctgtcggagggtcagtgctgagggagcgggcactgtcggagggtcagtgccgagggagcgggcactgtcagagggtcagtgctgagggagcgggcactgtcggagggtcagtgctgagggagcgggcactgtcggagggtcaatgctgagggagcgggcactgtcggagggtcagtgctgagggagcaggcgctgtcggagggtcagtgctgagggagcgggtactgtcggatgctcagtgctgacggagcgggcactgtcggaaggtcagtgctgagggagtgggcattgtcggagggtcagtgctgagggagtgggcgctgtcggagggtcagtgctgagggagtgggcgctgtcggagggagcgggcactgtcggagggagcGGGCATATTGTCGTTTGTTCATTGTGACGAATAGCAGCCTTTCACAGCTGCACAGAATTCTCAGATAGCCAGGTGTCCATCACCAGCTTCCCCTTTCGGCCGGGCACTGTGATGGGCGCCAGACGATGGGTCCGGATTTCACATTCACTGCTGTCACTTTGGGTGAAGCCGCTGAGAGGATCTGAAGGTGACAAAGTGGATGTAGAATCACAGGCAGATCACTCCACTCTTCAGTCACTCTGCTGTGTTCTAGGGTTCCTGCCTCAGCGGGCTCGAAAATGAAGCCACAACGGTCGACCAGCTTCGGAAAATCTGGCGGAAGTAGTGTCAAACAGAAGCTCCTGGAGTGGTGTCGCCAGAAAACGCGTGGTTAccaggtgagtgtgagtgtttcgCTGTCAGGGTAATGTAGTGGGAGCTCTACACTGTATCTAAGCCCTGactgtcaatatcctgggagtGCCAGATGCTAACACTGGGGTACAAAGTGTTGCAGATCTCTCTGATGATCCAGCCTATatcctgttttcttttcctgCAGCACGTCGACATCCAGAATTTCTCCACCTCCTGGAATGATGGGATGGCGTTTTGTGCCCTAGTCCACAAATTCTTCCCAGATTCCTTTGATTATTCCGCACTGGCTCCCAAAAACCGGAGGCAGAACTTTGAGCTGGCCTTCAGCATGGCAGAGTAAGTAGACAGTGTtggaggagtggggagggggggcgagggatAAGGAGGTGAATAGAGGGTCAGAGATGAAACAGAAAGTGGGAGGTGAGTGAGGAGGCAGGGACACTGGGAGAGAGGGTgaatgatggagagagtgagaggtagaggagagagaaaaagacaaccTGGGAGTccaggagtgatggagagagaaagagagagataggttgggagtgatggagagagtgagtgagtgggagagagagagagagtacaccTAGGAGCGATGGGTGAAAGAGAGAATGAGTAAGTGAGAGAGATGGacatatgagagagagagagagagacagagagagtttgggagtgatggagagagtgattAAGAGAGAATAAACCTAggaatgatgtgtgtgtgtgtgtgtgtgtgtctgtgtctgtgtgtgtgtgtggggggggctgggtgtgtgtgtgtgtgtgtgtgtgtgtgtgtgtgagagagaaacagagagagagagagaaccaggAAGTgatgcagagagaaagagagagatagtttgGGAGTGACGGAGCGAGAAAGAGTGAGATACTttgggagtgacggagagagatagtttgggagtgatggagggagaaagagagagatagtttgggagtgatggagggagaaagagagagatagtttgggagtgatggagagagaaagcgagagatagtttgggagtgatggagggagaaagagagagatagtttgggagcgatggagagagaaagagagagatagtttgggagtgatggagggagaaagagagagatagtttgggagtgatggagggagaaagagagagatagtttgggagtgatggagggagaaagagagagatagtttggcagtgatggagagagaaagagagagatagtttgggagtgatggagggagaaagagagagatagtttggcagcgatggagagagtgagtctgAGAAAACTGAGGAGTGATGGGGAGAGTtcaagaaagagagtgagagatatcctgggagtgatggagagagtgagtgtgtgtgagagagagagagagagagagagagagagaaaatgataactctttggccacaggtgaggtcccagaggactggagaatagtcaaTGTTGTCTCATTGTTTAAGATGGGTagcagggataaccctggaaattacagacctgtgagtctcaGGTCggtagtagggaaattattgggaaaGATTCTCAGGAacaagatctatatgcatttagaagcaaatggacataTTAGCGATGGACAGAAGGGGTTTGTGTGGGGGTAGAGGagggaggtcgtgcctcactaactcgattgagttttttgaggaggtgatgaagatgatcaatgagggaaaagcggttgatgttgtctacgtggacttcagtaaagcctttgacaatgttcctgGTGGCTGACtggcacaaaaggtgaagtcacatggtatcaggggtgagctggcaagatggatacagaactgacttagtcacaggagacagagggtagcgatGGAAAGATGCCTTTCGGAACGGAGCTCCGTGACTAATGGCGCTCcacaggattggtgctgggcccactgctgttcgTCTTCCACATAAATGAATTGGAGGAAatcatagctggtctaattaggatgatacaaagattaggGGAGTTGTGCAtattgaggaggattgtcagaggatagagcaggatatagatcagctggagGCATGGAGAGAAAAATTGCAGTTG encodes:
- the LOC125449610 gene encoding smoothelin-like protein 2 isoform X2, yielding MTTRSSGMNTEPSKSTQEDSGMDPARLCPSPPEDPTGAELPTEMGVLPTEKVSDEPETSVQNLDPDPRESEQGADTGNLEEAAGVDAGGESSLDAEVRTESHNSLEGPQLRREGQTVEGEAGVAESLSMSSLSRSITKEDVTCLKSPLVEEARNSDRMREIGRSQTVPRSFGAQSRRAAMQKADAQKDTVPASAGSKMKPQRSTSFGKSGGSSVKQKLLEWCRQKTRGYQHVDIQNFSTSWNDGMAFCALVHKFFPDSFDYSALAPKNRRQNFELAFSMAEARADCVPLIEVEDMIRMGRHPDAKCVFTYVQSLCRHLHSLETRPPAAPATESNPSHPCPPLPSAGPEECDGGAQVEGGSGEETRD
- the LOC125449610 gene encoding smoothelin-like protein 2 isoform X3; protein product: MTTRSGMNTEPSKSTQEDSGMDPARLCPSPPEDPTGAELPTEMGVLPTEKVSDEPETSVQNLDPDPRESEQGADTGNLEEAAGVDAGGESSLDAEVRTESHNSLEGPQLRREGQTVEGEAGVAESLSMSSLSRSITKEDVTCLKSPLVEEARNSDRMREIGRSQTVPRSFGAQSRRAAMQKADAQKDTVPASAGSKMKPQRSTSFGKSGGSSVKQKLLEWCRQKTRGYQHVDIQNFSTSWNDGMAFCALVHKFFPDSFDYSALAPKNRRQNFELAFSMAEARADCVPLIEVEDMIRMGRHPDAKCVFTYVQSLCRHLHSLETRPPAAPATESNPSHPCPPLPSAGPEECDGGAQVEGGSGEETRD
- the LOC125449610 gene encoding smoothelin-like protein 2 isoform X1 yields the protein MDIQTGCQLSLSSGMNTEPSKSTQEDSGMDPARLCPSPPEDPTGAELPTEMGVLPTEKVSDEPETSVQNLDPDPRESEQGADTGNLEEAAGVDAGGESSLDAEVRTESHNSLEGPQLRREGQTVEGEAGVAESLSMSSLSRSITKEDVTCLKSPLVEEARNSDRMREIGRSQTVPRSFGAQSRRAAMQKADAQKDTVPASAGSKMKPQRSTSFGKSGGSSVKQKLLEWCRQKTRGYQHVDIQNFSTSWNDGMAFCALVHKFFPDSFDYSALAPKNRRQNFELAFSMAEARADCVPLIEVEDMIRMGRHPDAKCVFTYVQSLCRHLHSLETRPPAAPATESNPSHPCPPLPSAGPEECDGGAQVEGGSGEETRD
- the LOC125449610 gene encoding smoothelin-like protein 2 isoform X5 encodes the protein MDIQTGCQLSLSSGMNTEPSKSTQEDSGMDPARLCPSPPEDPTGAELPTEMGVLPTEKVSDEPETSVQNLDPDPRESEQGADTGNLEEAAGVDAGGESSLDAEVRTESHNSLEGPQLRREGQTVEGEAGVAESLSMSSLSRSITKEDVTCLKSPLVEEARNSDRMREIGRSQTVPRSFGAQSRRAAMQKADAQKDTVPASAGSKMKPQRSTSFGKSGGSSVKQKLLEWCRQKTRGYQHVDIQNFSTSWNDGMAFCALVHKFFPDSFDYSALAPKNRRQNFELAFSMAESLVDCAQLLEVDDLLCTESPDWKCIYTYLQELYRCLVQKGLVKTTP
- the LOC125449610 gene encoding smoothelin-like protein 2 isoform X4, whose product is MNTEPSKSTQEDSGMDPARLCPSPPEDPTGAELPTEMGVLPTEKVSDEPETSVQNLDPDPRESEQGADTGNLEEAAGVDAGGESSLDAEVRTESHNSLEGPQLRREGQTVEGEAGVAESLSMSSLSRSITKEDVTCLKSPLVEEARNSDRMREIGRSQTVPRSFGAQSRRAAMQKADAQKDTVPASAGSKMKPQRSTSFGKSGGSSVKQKLLEWCRQKTRGYQHVDIQNFSTSWNDGMAFCALVHKFFPDSFDYSALAPKNRRQNFELAFSMAEARADCVPLIEVEDMIRMGRHPDAKCVFTYVQSLCRHLHSLETRPPAAPATESNPSHPCPPLPSAGPEECDGGAQVEGGSGEETRD